The sequence AAACAGCAATCAGGTATTGGATTTTGCCCTGTTCAGCAAAAAGAGCGGCAAACCAGCATGCGTGATTCAACTCAAATCGCCTGCAGGTAATGAAGCAAGCGCCATGGAGCAGGCTCTTGAACAGGCCAATATCGCTCTGTACCGGCTACCACGCAGAAGCAGCTACTCCATTACCGACATGCGTGACCTACTTCATGCACACATTGAAGCACCACCGCCATCGCCAGACGAAATGCTTGCCACGCTCTCAATGAGAGCCTTCCGCCTGTGTAAGAAGTGCCATTCAGAAATGGCACTGAAACGGGCCAACAACGGCCCGCACAAGGGGATGCTATTCTGGGTGTGTGAGGGGTATCCCGATAAATGCTCCGGTGTCGAGCTCTACAGCGAGTAACGTAATGAGAAGGGACAACATCTTTTCGACCATTCCTACCGGACTTACCGGGGAGCTAACCGAGCTCATCGCCCATAACAGAAGCGTTCGAATCGAGCGCATCATTTCAAAGGGGCACAAGTCCGCAGATGGATTCTGGTACGATCAGAACGAAGATGAGTGGGTGACCATTCTCAAAGGGGCAGCACGGCTGCAGCTTGAGAATAATGCCGAAGAGGTAGCCCTATCACCCGGCGATCACATGCTGATCCCGGCACACACAAAGCACCGTGTCCGCTGGACCGCCCCCGATGAGGAGACAATCTGGCTGGCCATCTTTTCATCAGAACCGCTATCCGATGGGGAGTAGTGAGGAAAATTTGCACTTTTTTTGCAGAGCTGGTTTCAGCAGGGTAACCTTACTGAAAAAGTAACGACGGCAGATTGAGGAGAACCGATGATTTCCAGAATAGCTATCATGATTGTGCTTATCAGCAGCCTCTTCTCCATTCCGGCTTATGCCGGGGATTTCTCTCCGCTGAATATCTATTTCGCCCGCCACGGTGAAACGCTGGGTAATCTCACCCACAAACACACCCACTTCAATGACCGCACATTCTCTGATGATGGGGTCCGGCAGGTTGAAGAGCTGACCGCCAAGCTAGGTGAGATCAAGTTCGATCATATTCTGGTTAGCCCGGTATACCGGGCCATGAACACTGTTTTTCCCTATCTCAGAAAGCACAATCTGAAAGCGGAGATCTGGCCCGAACTGGCCGAATGCTGCTGGCAGAAAGAGCGGAACGGCAAGGCATCACACCTCTCCAGAGGAAGCAGCATCAAGGTGGAGGCGGATATGCAGCCCTACTTCATCTTTGCTGACAAATCTGACTCTCGTGAGTTCAAGGCACGCGATTATGCCGATGGTATATTTATGGTCACCACTGCCTTTGAACGGGTTGTAAAAAATTACAGCGGTAGCGGTAAAGCCATCCTGATAGTCGGCCACTACCACTCCGGCGGACGCCTGATTGAGCTATTGCAGCGCCTCTATCCAGAAGGGAACAACAAATTATCGAACGGAAAAATCACCCAGCTTCAGGAAAACCCGGATGGCAGCTTCAACCTGATCGCCAGCAATTACTGAGTCAGTCATGGGTGAAGCCACAGCGCTAAAACTGCTGCTAGCCTGCAGCATCTGTCTGGGTTTAATTACCGGCGCTGTTTTTTTATTCCAGTGGCTCGCTCGACTGGCACGATAGGAATTCAAGCCACCGTTACGCTAAATCTCTCGGCAGATGGTCGAGGGTGGACGGTCTAAGCGAGATGCAATCCAGCGCATCGATTGCTTGGCAGCAATGCCTCTAGATATTTCTTCTCGTTCAGAAAGGCTTAGAGCTATAGTTGCTCGTCGCCGTGGTGTAGGTCGAATACCGCCTGTCGGTGACAGTTGCCCATAAATTGAGGAAGAGCCTCTATCAAAGACTTGGCCGATAGCTTTTAATGACTCCCCACGCTTCCAGCGATCCCATATCTCGGACTTCTGTTCAGGGGTATATTTTATTCTGGTTCTGTAACTCATATCCAACACTCCATCTGTTCATTCTAGACTAAGTGTTGCATCCACCGGTTGAGATCACCGCCGGAGGCGGACATTCGAAATCTGGTATTATTAGTTAGATCCCCCTCCAACTAAGGCCATCAACTGCTGTTGATCGAACTTCTTTTTATCCACTTTAAGGTAGGCCACGCCATCTTCCAGAATCACTTTGGCTTCGTGTACGCCATCGAGCTGTTTGATCTTCTCTGCAAGCTGATCTGCTTCAGCTTCATCAGCCACATTCACCTGCATCATGAATGAGGAGAGGTAGGCAGGAACCTTCATACCCAGTGAAAGCAGCAGCCAGCCAAGGGCCGCGATAGCGCAGGCGTAAAATACGGCCTGAATACCGAATTCGCCGGAGAGCCAGCCACCCCCTGCCCCGCCGACAAAAGCACCGAGGAATTGGGAGGTTGAGTAGACACCCATGGCTGTACCCTTACTCTCTACAGGAGCCATGCGCGAGATCAGGGAGGGTAGGCTCGCCTCCAGCACATTGAAGGCGATGAAGAAGAGCAGCAGGCCAATACCCACTGCTATAAGCGAACGCTGATCAGTTCCCAGCATCACCTCGGAAACCATCATCAGAAGAATTGAACCGATGAATACCTGCTTCATCTTCTGCTTCTTCTCGGCAATCATCACCAGTGGTGCCATGCCAAGCACGGATAACATCAATACAGGCAGATAGAACCACGCATGCTCATCCGTCGGCAGTCCAAGCTTGTCCCTGAGAACGAAGGGAAGTGCGCTGAACATCGCCATCATGATGCCGTGTTGAATCAAAATTCCGACATCGAGCCGGAACAGCTGGGCATCGAAAAATATCTGTTTGAGCTGGGCGGGAACGGTCTCCACCTCGCGGTGAAAATTCAGGTGTAGAGGGTCGGGAACGAGAAGATAGAGGATAGCAATACCGGCTGCTGCCAGCACAGCTGTCATCCAGAAGATGCCATCGACACCAATGCCGGCGTTGAGAAGCGGACCGATCATCAGTGCCAGCGTGAACGACATGCCGATGGAGACACCCATGATAGCCATCGCCTTGGTGCGCTCCTCCTCCTTAGTCAGGTCAGCCATCAGCGCCATCATTGCCGCGGCGATGGCACCTGAGCCCTGAATGGCTCGGCCGATGATCACGCCCCATATTGAGTCTGACATCGCAGCAATCACACTGCCGATGGCAAACAGTAACAATCCAAGGGTAATGATCGGCTTGCGACCAAAACGATCGGAGAGCATGCCGAAGGGAATCTGGAAGATCGCCATGGTCAGCCCGTAAACACCAAGGGCCAGACCAATCAGCATCGGGGTTACCCCTTCCAGTCCTTCCGCATATAGCGAAAAAACCGGCAGGATCATAAACAGTCCCAGCATGCGCAGGCCATAGATACCTGCCAGCGAAAAAACGCTGCGACGCTCGAAGCTATTCATGAACAGGGCTGGCTGAAGCTATTTGTTTTCAGTGGTCTGCAGCATTCGCAGGGTAAACAGCGTGAAGGCGAAGAGCAGCATCGCACCACCCTGATGTGCAACACCGAGATGCAGCTGTACCACGGAAAGCAAGGTTGCCACACCGAGGCAGAACTGGATCACAACCATGCCCAGCATCAGGTGCATGCCAAGCTTCGCAGGCCCGACCAGCTCAAACCTTCTGGAGTAGAGAAATGTACCGATCACCAGCAGCAGTACTGTTTCAGCCAGCATACGGTGGTTGAACTGAACCGCTGCAATATTCTCAAACCAGTTCAGGTAATAGGGCTGCAACATGCCGTAACCTTCAGGTATAAAG comes from Mariprofundus aestuarium and encodes:
- a CDS encoding DUF2726 domain-containing protein, with protein sequence MLSPLAWIAIILTLIVAVVVIKLLEKRRKVAPQDEQPIIQPTVVQLSIVEQCCLQTLQQVAGAEFDIRNKVALNRLSSSDAGNSNQVLDFALFSKKSGKPACVIQLKSPAGNEASAMEQALEQANIALYRLPRRSSYSITDMRDLLHAHIEAPPPSPDEMLATLSMRAFRLCKKCHSEMALKRANNGPHKGMLFWVCEGYPDKCSGVELYSE
- a CDS encoding cupin domain-containing protein, with translation MRRDNIFSTIPTGLTGELTELIAHNRSVRIERIISKGHKSADGFWYDQNEDEWVTILKGAARLQLENNAEEVALSPGDHMLIPAHTKHRVRWTAPDEETIWLAIFSSEPLSDGE
- a CDS encoding histidine phosphatase family protein, whose product is MISRIAIMIVLISSLFSIPAYAGDFSPLNIYFARHGETLGNLTHKHTHFNDRTFSDDGVRQVEELTAKLGEIKFDHILVSPVYRAMNTVFPYLRKHNLKAEIWPELAECCWQKERNGKASHLSRGSSIKVEADMQPYFIFADKSDSREFKARDYADGIFMVTTAFERVVKNYSGSGKAILIVGHYHSGGRLIELLQRLYPEGNNKLSNGKITQLQENPDGSFNLIASNY
- a CDS encoding MFS transporter, whose translation is MNSFERRSVFSLAGIYGLRMLGLFMILPVFSLYAEGLEGVTPMLIGLALGVYGLTMAIFQIPFGMLSDRFGRKPIITLGLLLFAIGSVIAAMSDSIWGVIIGRAIQGSGAIAAAMMALMADLTKEEERTKAMAIMGVSIGMSFTLALMIGPLLNAGIGVDGIFWMTAVLAAAGIAILYLLVPDPLHLNFHREVETVPAQLKQIFFDAQLFRLDVGILIQHGIMMAMFSALPFVLRDKLGLPTDEHAWFYLPVLMLSVLGMAPLVMIAEKKQKMKQVFIGSILLMMVSEVMLGTDQRSLIAVGIGLLLFFIAFNVLEASLPSLISRMAPVESKGTAMGVYSTSQFLGAFVGGAGGGWLSGEFGIQAVFYACAIAALGWLLLSLGMKVPAYLSSFMMQVNVADEAEADQLAEKIKQLDGVHEAKVILEDGVAYLKVDKKKFDQQQLMALVGGGSN